The Pongo abelii isolate AG06213 chromosome 21, NHGRI_mPonAbe1-v2.0_pri, whole genome shotgun sequence genome has a window encoding:
- the LOC100444216 gene encoding LOW QUALITY PROTEIN: CDK5 regulatory subunit-associated protein 3-like (The sequence of the model RefSeq protein was modified relative to this genomic sequence to represent the inferred CDS: substituted 1 base at 1 genomic stop codon), which yields MEDHQHMPIDIQTSKLLDWLVDRRHCSLKWQSLVLTIREKINAAIQDKPESEEIAQLLSGSYIHYFHCLRILDLLKGTEASAKNIFGQYSSQQMKDWQEIIALYEKNNTYLVELSSLLVRNVNYEIPSLKKQIAKCQQLQQEYSHKEEECQAVPAEMWEQFYHSCKQYGITGENVRGELLALVKDLPSQLAEIGAVSQQSLGEAIDVYQASVGFVCESPTEQVLPMLRFMQKRGNSMVYEWRTVTEPSVVERPHLEELPEQVAEDAIDWGDFGIEAVSEGTDSGISAEAAGINWGIFPESDSKDPGGDWGDDAVALQITVLEAGTQAPEGVARGPDALTLLEYTETRNQFLDELMALEIFLAQRAVELSEEADDLSVSQFQLAPAILQGQTKEKIVTMVSVLEDLIGKLTNLQLQHLFLTLASQRYVDXVTEFLQQKLKQSQLLALKKERMVQKQQEAIEEQVALEPKLDLLLEKTKELQKLIEADISKRQKTRPTGSRKATGRKRHLMVILALPMFSTRSCGDRPCGLSSENHSFSF from the exons ATGGAGGACCATCAGCACATGCCCATCGACATCCAGACCAGCAAGCTGCTCGATTGGCTGGTGGACAGAAGGCACTGCAGCCTGAAATGGCAGAGTCTGGTGCTGACGATCCGAGAGAAGATCAATGCTGCCATCCAGGACAAGCCAGAGAGCGAAGAGATCGCACAGCTGCTGTCTGGGTCCTACATTCACTATTTTCACTGCCTAAGAATCCTGGACCTTCTCAAAGGCACAGAGGCCTCCGCgaaaaatatttttggccaaTACTCTTCACAGCAGATGAAGGATTGGCAGGAGATCATAGCCCTATATGAGAAGAACAACACCTACTTAGTGGAACTCTCTAGCCTCCTGGTTCGGAATGTCAACTATGAGATCCCCTCACTGAAGAAGCAGATTGCCAAgtgccagcagctgcagcaagaatACAGCCACAAGGAGGAGGAGTGCCAGGCAGTGCCTGCCGAGATGTGGGAGCAGTTCTACCACTCCTGCAAGCAGTATGGCATCACGGGTGAAAATGTTCGAGGAGAACTGCTGGCCCTGGTGAAGGACCTGCCGAGTCAGCTGGCTGAGATTGGGGCAGTGTCTCAGCAGTCCCTGGGGGAAGCCATTGACGTGTACCAGGCCTCTGTGGGGTTTGTGTGTGAGAGCCCCACAGAGCAGGTGTTGCCAATGCTGCGGTTCATGCAGAAGCGGGGAAACTCAATGGTGTACGAGTGGAGGACAGTGACAGAGCCCTCTGTGGTGGAGCGACCCCACCTCGAGGAGCTTCCTGAGCAGGTGGCAGAAGACGCGATTGACTGGGGCGACTTTGGGATAGAGGCAGTGTCTGAGGGGACTGACTCTGGCATCTCTGCCGAGGCTGCTGGAATCAACTGGGGCATCTTCCCGGAATCAGATTCAAAGGACCCTGGAGGTGACTGGGGAGACGATGCTGTTGCTTTGCAGATCACAGTGCTGGAAGCAGGAACCCAGGCTCCAGAAGGTGTTGCCAGGGGCCCAGATGCTCTGACACTTCTTGAATACACTGAGACCCGGAATCAGTTCCTTGATGAGCTCATGGCGCTTGAGATCTTCTTAGCCCAGAgagcagtggagttgagtgaggAGGCAGATGACCTGTCTGTAAGCCAGTTCCAGCTGGCTCCAGCCATCCTGCAGGGCCAGACCAAAGAGAAGATTGTTACCATGGTGTCAGTGCTAGAGGATCTGATTGGCAAGCTTACCAATCTTCAACTGCAACACCTGTTTTTGACCCTGGCCTCACAAAGGTATGTGGACTGAGTGACTGAATTCCTCCAGCAAAAGCTGaagcagtcccagctgctggctttgaagaaagAGCGGATGGTGCAGAAGCAGCAGGAGGCAATTGAAGAGCAGGTGGCTCTGGAGCCTAAGCTGGACCTGCTGCTGGAGAAGACCAAGGAGCTGCAGAAGCTGATTGAAGCTGACATCTCCAAGAG GCAAAAGACCAGACCGACTGGAAGTCGGAAAGCCACAGGAAGGAAGCGGCACCTGATGGTTATCTTGGCACTCCCCATGTTCTCTACAAGAAGCTGTGGTGATCGGCCCTGTGGCCTGTCAAGCGAAAACCACAGCTTCTCCTTCTAG